The Streptomyces sp. NBC_01268 genome window below encodes:
- a CDS encoding ABC transporter substrate-binding protein, with protein sequence MTARSTRCTTAKTRTSRLAAVAAIAVAGSMLLTACGDQTNGGSTKEGGSSTTAGSSKAPLFSKLPADIQKAGVIKVGTDATYAPMEFKKGEQVVGVDPDIAAALSKQLGVTFTFESGTFDTLLTALPTGRTNIVMSSMTDTKARQEGLDDKGNKTGTGVDFVDYFTASTGILVKKGNPENIKSLDDLCGKKLAVQRGTTYEQAAKDQAAKCEKEGKPKLTFESFPTDAEAQTRVKAGGAVADLNDSPVAAYIAQTAGGGNDFEAIANKTDAGYFGIAVDKKNTQLRDALAAALDAAIKDGSYKAALDKWNAGDGAIPAAKINGGS encoded by the coding sequence ATGACCGCACGCTCCACGCGCTGTACGACCGCCAAGACCCGCACCTCCCGTCTTGCCGCGGTCGCCGCCATCGCGGTCGCCGGCTCCATGCTGCTGACCGCCTGTGGTGACCAGACCAACGGCGGCTCCACCAAGGAGGGCGGCTCCTCCACCACCGCCGGCTCCAGCAAGGCCCCGCTCTTCTCGAAGCTGCCGGCGGACATCCAGAAGGCCGGCGTCATCAAGGTCGGCACGGACGCCACCTACGCGCCGATGGAGTTCAAGAAGGGCGAGCAGGTCGTCGGTGTCGACCCCGACATCGCGGCCGCCCTGTCCAAGCAGCTCGGCGTGACGTTCACGTTCGAGAGCGGCACGTTCGACACCCTGCTCACGGCCCTGCCCACCGGCCGCACGAACATCGTGATGTCCTCGATGACGGACACGAAGGCCCGCCAGGAGGGCCTGGACGACAAGGGCAACAAGACCGGCACCGGCGTCGACTTCGTCGACTACTTCACCGCCTCCACCGGCATCCTGGTGAAGAAGGGCAACCCGGAGAACATCAAGTCGCTGGACGACCTGTGCGGCAAGAAGCTCGCCGTGCAGCGGGGCACCACCTACGAGCAGGCCGCCAAGGACCAGGCGGCGAAGTGCGAGAAGGAGGGCAAGCCGAAGCTGACCTTCGAGTCCTTCCCCACCGACGCCGAGGCCCAGACCCGGGTCAAGGCCGGCGGCGCCGTCGCCGACCTCAACGACTCGCCCGTCGCGGCGTACATCGCCCAGACGGCCGGTGGCGGCAACGACTTCGAGGCCATCGCCAACAAGACCGATGCCGGCTACTTCGGCATCGCCGTCGACAAGAAGAACACCCAGCTGCGGGACGCTCTCGCCGCGGCTCTGGATGCGGCGATCAAGGACGGCAGCTACAAGGCCGCCCTCGACAAGTGGAACGCCGGCGACGGCGCCATCCCCGCAGCCAAGATCAACGGCGGCTCCTGA
- a CDS encoding PadR family transcriptional regulator, translated as MPPVFAHGRLRLYLLKLLDEAPRHGYEVIRLLEERFQGLYAPSAGTVYPRLAKLEAEGLVTHATEGGRKVYSITDAGRAELAGRGGELADLEVEIRESVSELAAEIRDDVRGAAGKLRNEMRAAASASRTKESSSFADAKEELRRARQEWREQTRQARAEAQSAKRQAKEFQRIARQVQEQVQEQVREQVSRGEWPKDVWKGISDITAQLGDLVTGAGHDKASRRGPVPDQPTGGAPAPGRAPAEEAAPGSDRVAPAGDTLTAAEAPGTEGSPAPKRLAPEHTPDQGLAAEYAPAPEHAPGKEQAHGPERAAADWAADIGTGGDPARELDRLLDRFRDEVRDAARDHGVHRDQLAEARRHLASAATEITALLRPRAKS; from the coding sequence ATGCCGCCCGTCTTCGCCCACGGCCGACTCCGCCTCTACCTGCTCAAGCTGCTCGACGAGGCGCCCCGCCACGGGTACGAGGTGATCCGGCTCCTGGAGGAGCGCTTCCAGGGGCTGTACGCGCCCTCCGCGGGCACGGTCTACCCGCGGCTCGCCAAGCTGGAGGCCGAGGGCCTGGTCACCCATGCCACCGAGGGCGGCCGCAAGGTCTACTCGATCACCGACGCGGGCCGCGCCGAGCTGGCCGGCCGGGGCGGCGAGCTGGCCGACCTGGAGGTGGAGATCCGCGAGTCCGTCTCCGAGCTGGCCGCCGAGATCCGCGACGACGTCCGCGGCGCCGCGGGCAAGCTGCGCAACGAGATGCGGGCGGCGGCGAGCGCGTCCCGCACCAAGGAGTCCTCCTCCTTCGCCGACGCCAAGGAGGAGCTGCGCAGGGCCCGGCAGGAGTGGCGGGAGCAGACCCGCCAGGCCCGCGCGGAGGCGCAGTCGGCCAAGCGCCAGGCGAAGGAGTTCCAGCGGATCGCCCGGCAGGTGCAGGAGCAGGTCCAGGAGCAGGTGCGGGAGCAGGTGTCGCGCGGCGAGTGGCCGAAGGACGTCTGGAAGGGCATCTCGGACATCACGGCCCAGCTGGGCGACCTGGTGACGGGCGCCGGCCACGACAAGGCCTCCCGCCGCGGCCCCGTCCCGGACCAGCCCACCGGCGGTGCCCCCGCCCCCGGCCGGGCCCCGGCCGAGGAAGCGGCTCCCGGGTCCGACCGGGTCGCGCCGGCCGGAGACACCTTGACCGCGGCGGAGGCCCCGGGCACGGAGGGCTCCCCGGCCCCGAAGCGCCTCGCCCCGGAGCACACCCCGGACCAGGGCCTGGCCGCGGAGTACGCCCCGGCCCCGGAGCACGCGCCGGGCAAGGAGCAGGCGCACGGCCCGGAGCGGGCCGCCGCCGACTGGGCCGCGGACATAGGGACGGGGGGCGATCCGGCCCGCGAGCTGGACCGGCTCCTCGACCGCTTCCGCGACGAGGTCCGCGACGCGGCCCGCGACCACGGCGTGCACCGGGACCAGCTGGCGGAGGCGCGCCGCCACCTGGCGAGCGCGGCCACGGAGATCACCGCGCTCCTGCGCCCCCGCGCGAAGAGCTGA
- a CDS encoding zinc-binding dehydrogenase encodes MFAAYAARIDRDQPLNGLELGERPEPEVRPGWTTVTVKAASLNHHDLWSLRGVGLPEEKLPMILGCDAAGIDEHGNEVVLHSVIGQTGHGVGPDEPRSILTERYQGTFAERVTVPSWNVLPKPKELSFEEAACLPTAWLTAYRMLFTNAGVRPGDSVLVQGAGGGVATAAIALGKAAGLRVYATSRDEAKRKRAVELGAVEAYEPGARLPRRVDAVIETVGAATWSHSVKSLRPGGTLVISGATSGDRPSHAELTRIFFLELKVVGSTMGSKDELEDLLSFCAATGLRPVIDEVLPLDRAREGFEKMASGELFGKIVLSTS; translated from the coding sequence ATGTTCGCCGCCTACGCTGCCCGAATCGACCGCGACCAGCCCCTCAACGGCCTCGAACTGGGGGAACGCCCCGAGCCCGAGGTGCGGCCCGGCTGGACTACCGTCACCGTCAAGGCCGCCTCGCTCAACCACCACGACCTGTGGTCGCTGCGCGGGGTCGGACTGCCCGAGGAGAAGCTGCCGATGATCCTCGGCTGCGACGCCGCCGGGATCGACGAGCACGGCAACGAGGTCGTGCTCCACTCCGTCATCGGTCAGACCGGCCACGGCGTCGGCCCGGACGAGCCGCGCTCGATCCTGACCGAGCGCTACCAGGGCACCTTCGCCGAGCGGGTCACCGTGCCCAGCTGGAACGTGCTGCCCAAGCCGAAGGAGCTCTCCTTCGAGGAGGCCGCCTGCCTCCCCACCGCCTGGCTCACCGCGTACCGGATGCTCTTCACCAACGCCGGTGTACGGCCCGGGGACTCGGTCCTCGTGCAGGGCGCGGGCGGCGGTGTCGCCACGGCCGCCATCGCGCTCGGCAAGGCGGCCGGCCTGCGGGTCTACGCCACCAGCCGGGACGAGGCCAAGCGCAAGCGGGCCGTCGAGCTCGGCGCCGTCGAGGCGTACGAGCCGGGGGCGCGGCTGCCCCGGCGGGTGGACGCCGTCATCGAGACGGTCGGCGCCGCCACCTGGTCGCATTCGGTCAAGTCGCTCCGCCCGGGCGGCACGCTCGTCATCTCCGGCGCCACCAGCGGCGACCGGCCCTCGCACGCCGAACTGACCCGGATCTTCTTCCTGGAGCTGAAGGTGGTCGGCTCGACCATGGGCTCCAAGGACGAGCTGGAGGACCTGCTCTCCTTCTGCGCGGCCACGGGCCTGCGCCCGGTGATCGACGAGGTGCTGCCGCTGGACCGGGCGCGCGAGGGCTTCGAGAAGATGGCCTCGGGCGAACTCTTCGGAAAGATCGTCCTGTCGACCTCTTGA
- a CDS encoding NAD(P)-dependent malic enzyme, producing MAAEIVNPRSDTGTEGAPGEPFDPAFALHRGGKMAITATVPLRDRDDLSLAYTPGVAKVCTAIAENPELVNDYTWKSQVVAVVTDGTAVLGLGDIGPEASLPVMEGKAILFKQFGGVDAVPIALATTDTDEIVETVVRLAPSFGGVNLEDISAPRCFEIERRLQERLDIPVFHDDQHGTAIVTLAALRNAAKLTGRTLGELRAVISGAGAAGVAIAKFLLEAGLGDVCVTDRKGIVSSDRGDLTDVKREIAGLTNKAGLTGSLEDALAGADVFIGVSGGTVPEAAVASMAPNAFVFAMANPNPEVHPDVAHKYAAVVATGRSDYPNQINNVLAFPGIFAGALQVRASRITEGMKIAAANAIADVVGDALAADCVIPSPFDERVAPAVAAAVAAAARAEGVARR from the coding sequence ATGGCAGCGGAGATCGTCAATCCTCGCAGCGACACCGGCACGGAAGGGGCTCCCGGTGAGCCCTTCGATCCGGCCTTCGCGCTGCACCGCGGCGGCAAGATGGCCATCACGGCCACCGTGCCGCTCCGCGACAGGGACGACCTGTCCCTCGCGTACACGCCCGGCGTCGCCAAGGTGTGCACCGCGATCGCAGAGAACCCCGAGCTGGTCAACGACTACACCTGGAAGTCCCAGGTCGTCGCGGTCGTGACCGACGGCACGGCGGTGCTCGGACTCGGCGACATCGGCCCGGAGGCCTCGCTTCCGGTCATGGAGGGGAAGGCCATCCTCTTCAAGCAGTTCGGAGGCGTGGACGCGGTGCCGATCGCGCTCGCCACCACCGACACCGACGAGATCGTGGAGACCGTCGTCCGGCTCGCCCCCTCCTTCGGCGGCGTGAACCTGGAGGACATCTCGGCGCCGCGGTGCTTCGAGATCGAGCGCAGGCTGCAGGAGCGGCTCGACATCCCGGTCTTCCACGACGACCAGCACGGCACGGCCATCGTCACCCTCGCCGCACTCCGCAACGCGGCGAAGCTGACCGGCCGGACCCTCGGCGAGCTGCGCGCGGTCATCTCCGGCGCCGGCGCGGCCGGTGTGGCCATCGCCAAGTTCCTGCTGGAGGCGGGCCTCGGCGACGTCTGCGTGACGGACCGCAAGGGCATCGTCAGCAGCGACCGCGGCGACCTCACCGACGTCAAGCGCGAGATCGCCGGCCTCACCAACAAGGCGGGCCTGACCGGCTCCCTGGAGGACGCGCTGGCCGGCGCGGACGTCTTCATCGGCGTCTCCGGCGGTACGGTCCCCGAGGCCGCGGTCGCGTCCATGGCGCCGAACGCCTTCGTGTTCGCCATGGCCAACCCGAACCCCGAGGTGCACCCGGACGTCGCGCACAAGTACGCGGCGGTCGTGGCCACCGGCCGTTCGGACTACCCGAACCAGATCAACAACGTCCTCGCGTTCCCCGGCATCTTCGCCGGCGCGCTCCAGGTCCGGGCCTCCCGGATCACCGAGGGCATGAAGATCGCCGCCGCGAACGCGATCGCGGACGTCGTGGGCGACGCGCTCGCCGCCGACTGTGTGATCCCGTCGCCGTTCGACGAGCGGGTCGCCCCCGCCGTCGCGGCCGCGGTGGCCGCCGCCGCCCGCGCGGAGGGCGTCGCCCGCCGCTGA
- a CDS encoding cellulase family glycosylhydrolase, producing the protein MATAVVAALLAPTTAHATPDTPSGALSGAAPGTATGGDGIPALTDAQGRALTLRGWNLADKSHSGDQALSGITERHFRDMRAKGFNFARLLVFWDDLEPRPGQYSQAYLRKIDRVLGWARKYDVKVVLDAHQDVFGPEFGSRGIPKWATRTDGLPFTPHPDDWFSEYFEPAVQRAFTHLYEDADLRRAQARMWRVLAERFRDHPAVLGYDPINEPMGELREGEDLPTAARRIEREQLTPMYNRIADEIRAVDRDGWIFVEPTPIVGEGVPTGLGRIDDPKIVYAPHFYNGAMEAGGDYDPAARWIENYEQAVTLYPKQYKVPVIVGEWGPLNNSQPNMNRFYREAMASLGRYSSGSAGWEWCYGGGYCAVDGAGAFRTNKELTAEPYAEAVAGTVRSSSYDPAAGVYRLTYDSPTRRGSRVTELSLPPGAWQVAARGRAFVWQRADGRAWVLAAPGARVTVTVTRG; encoded by the coding sequence ATGGCGACCGCCGTCGTCGCCGCGCTCCTCGCCCCGACGACCGCCCACGCCACCCCGGACACCCCGTCAGGCGCCCTGTCAGGCGCCGCGCCGGGCACCGCGACGGGCGGGGACGGGATACCCGCCCTCACCGACGCCCAGGGCCGCGCCCTCACCCTGCGCGGCTGGAACCTGGCGGACAAGTCCCACAGCGGTGACCAGGCCCTGAGCGGCATCACCGAACGCCACTTCCGCGACATGCGGGCCAAGGGCTTCAACTTCGCCCGCCTGCTGGTCTTCTGGGACGACCTGGAGCCGAGGCCCGGCCAGTACAGCCAGGCCTACCTGCGGAAGATCGACCGGGTCCTCGGCTGGGCCCGGAAGTACGACGTGAAGGTCGTCCTCGACGCCCACCAGGACGTCTTCGGGCCCGAGTTCGGCTCCCGGGGCATCCCGAAGTGGGCGACCAGGACCGACGGGCTGCCCTTCACCCCGCACCCCGACGACTGGTTCTCCGAGTACTTCGAGCCGGCCGTGCAGCGGGCCTTCACCCATCTGTACGAGGACGCCGACCTGCGCCGCGCCCAGGCCCGGATGTGGCGGGTGCTGGCCGAGCGCTTCCGCGACCACCCGGCCGTCCTCGGCTACGACCCGATCAACGAGCCCATGGGCGAGCTGCGGGAGGGCGAGGACCTGCCGACCGCCGCCCGCCGGATCGAGCGCGAGCAGCTGACCCCGATGTACAACCGGATCGCGGACGAGATCCGCGCGGTCGACCGCGACGGCTGGATCTTCGTCGAACCCACCCCGATCGTGGGCGAGGGCGTGCCGACCGGGCTCGGCCGGATCGACGACCCGAAGATCGTGTACGCGCCGCACTTCTACAACGGCGCGATGGAGGCGGGCGGCGACTACGACCCGGCCGCCCGCTGGATCGAGAACTACGAGCAGGCCGTCACCCTCTACCCCAAGCAGTACAAGGTGCCGGTGATCGTGGGGGAGTGGGGCCCGCTCAACAACTCCCAGCCGAACATGAACCGCTTCTACCGCGAGGCCATGGCCTCGCTCGGCCGCTACAGCTCCGGATCGGCGGGCTGGGAGTGGTGCTACGGCGGCGGCTACTGCGCCGTGGACGGCGCCGGAGCCTTCCGCACCAACAAGGAGCTCACCGCCGAGCCGTACGCGGAGGCCGTCGCGGGCACCGTGCGCTCCTCCTCGTACGACCCGGCCGCGGGCGTCTACCGGCTCACCTACGACTCCCCGACCCGGCGCGGCTCCCGCGTCACCGAGCTCTCCCTGCCCCCGGGCGCGTGGCAGGTCGCGGCCCGGGGGAGGGCGTTCGTCTGGCAGAGGGCCGACGGCCGGGCCTGGGTCCTCGCCGCCCCCGGCGCCCGGGTGACGGTCACGGTCACCCGGGGCTGA
- a CDS encoding CU044_2847 family protein, whose protein sequence is MTHGIARIRLDDGTPVWARVGAVEELDRGGGFQDTGIGSLGDRVVSMAGGLSDVVRGVVGSLRAGIDPQSPVEVAVSFGIELSAQAGKVIGVLADGGGKASVNVSLTWTEPGPAPAAPPPGGSAPTVPPPTASPEDERGTGPLRPPAADGAS, encoded by the coding sequence GTGACGCATGGAATCGCTCGCATTCGACTGGACGACGGGACACCCGTCTGGGCCCGGGTCGGCGCCGTGGAGGAGCTGGACCGGGGCGGCGGCTTCCAGGACACCGGCATCGGCTCCCTCGGGGACCGGGTCGTGTCCATGGCCGGCGGCCTCTCCGACGTGGTGCGCGGGGTGGTCGGCTCGCTGCGCGCGGGCATCGACCCGCAGTCGCCCGTCGAGGTCGCCGTCAGCTTCGGCATCGAACTCTCCGCGCAGGCGGGCAAGGTGATCGGCGTCCTCGCCGACGGCGGCGGCAAGGCCTCCGTGAACGTCTCCCTCACCTGGACCGAGCCGGGCCCCGCGCCCGCCGCACCACCGCCCGGCGGCTCCGCGCCCACCGTCCCGCCGCCGACCGCATCCCCGGAGGACGAGCGCGGCACCGGCCCCCTGCGGCCCCCGGCGGCCGATGGCGCCTCATGA
- a CDS encoding DUF6104 family protein, producing MYFTDRGIEELEKRRGEEEVTFEWLAEQLRTFVDLNPDFEVPVERLATWLARLDDEDDDED from the coding sequence ATGTACTTCACCGACCGTGGCATCGAGGAACTGGAGAAGCGGCGCGGCGAGGAGGAGGTCACCTTCGAGTGGCTCGCCGAGCAGCTGCGGACCTTCGTCGACCTGAACCCCGACTTCGAGGTGCCCGTCGAGCGCCTCGCGACCTGGCTGGCCCGTCTCGACGACGAGGACGACGACGAGGACTGA
- a CDS encoding DUF4097 family beta strand repeat-containing protein has translation MTEWSVTEPRKLPLTDPVTRLQIRVVNGTVNVVGTDESSARLEISEIEGPPLIVSQEGSTLTVSYEDLHWKGFLKWLDPKGHRRRAVVSVAVPAGADVEVGVIGAEAVISGIRGRTEVRGVTGDTTLVKLSGPVRAETVSGNLEAQSVTGALRVNSVTGDVTVFEGAGTAVKAETVSGDMVVDLDPAAGLDGPPADIRLTSVSGEVAIRLPHPTDATVEASTTSGGVSNAFEDLRVGGQWGTKSITGTLGAGRGTVRATTVSGSIALLRRPEPEPDGDGWTATPSASGKAL, from the coding sequence ATGACAGAGTGGTCCGTCACCGAGCCGCGGAAGCTCCCGCTGACCGATCCCGTGACCCGGCTCCAGATCCGCGTCGTCAACGGCACGGTCAACGTCGTGGGCACCGACGAGAGTTCCGCCCGCCTGGAGATCTCCGAGATCGAGGGCCCGCCGCTCATCGTGAGCCAGGAGGGCTCCACCCTGACCGTGAGCTACGAGGACCTCCACTGGAAGGGCTTCCTCAAGTGGCTCGATCCCAAGGGCCACCGGCGCCGGGCCGTCGTCTCCGTCGCCGTCCCCGCGGGCGCCGACGTCGAGGTCGGGGTGATCGGCGCCGAGGCCGTGATCTCCGGCATCAGAGGACGCACGGAGGTCCGCGGGGTCACCGGCGACACCACCCTGGTCAAGCTCTCCGGCCCGGTCCGCGCCGAGACCGTCTCGGGGAACCTGGAGGCCCAGTCCGTCACCGGCGCGCTGCGGGTCAACTCGGTGACCGGGGACGTCACCGTGTTCGAGGGCGCGGGCACCGCGGTGAAGGCCGAGACGGTCAGCGGGGACATGGTCGTGGACCTCGACCCGGCCGCGGGCCTCGACGGGCCGCCCGCCGACATCCGCCTCACCAGCGTCTCCGGTGAGGTCGCCATCCGGCTGCCGCACCCGACCGACGCCACGGTCGAGGCGAGCACCACCAGCGGCGGCGTCTCCAACGCGTTCGAGGACCTGCGGGTGGGCGGCCAGTGGGGCACCAAGTCCATCACCGGTACCCTCGGCGCCGGCCGGGGCACGGTGCGGGCCACCACGGTCTCCGGTTCCATCGCCCTGCTGCGCCGCCCCGAGCCCGAGCCCGACGGCGACGGCTGGACCGCCACCCCCTCCGCGTCCGGAAAGGCCCTCTGA
- a CDS encoding amino acid ABC transporter permease, whose translation MTDKIDKVPAGASPAPAGNPPEAIKAIPVRHYGRWVAGILVVALLALLVFAFSQGDVRWATVPEKLFDPSILTGLWHTILISVASMALGLVLGIVFAIMRLSKNPVTNSVAWLYIWIFRGTPVYVQLLIWFNLALIFPILNIGFYKDEMTDVMTPFLAALLGLGLNEGAYMAEIVRAGIQSVDEGQTEAAHALGMSQGKTMRRVILPQSMRVIIPPSGNEFINMLKTSSLVVAVQYPDLLRSAQDIASTSFAVMEMFFVASVWYLTLTSVFSVGQYYLERHYAKGALRSLPLTPWQKVKANLSRFSNREAVAK comes from the coding sequence GTGACTGACAAGATCGACAAGGTTCCCGCCGGGGCGTCGCCCGCCCCTGCGGGGAACCCGCCTGAGGCGATCAAGGCCATCCCGGTACGCCACTACGGCCGCTGGGTCGCCGGAATCCTGGTCGTCGCCCTCCTCGCCCTGCTCGTCTTCGCCTTCTCGCAGGGCGACGTGCGCTGGGCGACCGTGCCGGAGAAGCTCTTCGACCCGAGCATCCTCACCGGCCTGTGGCACACCATCCTGATCAGTGTGGCCTCGATGGCGCTGGGCCTGGTGCTCGGCATCGTCTTCGCGATCATGCGCCTCTCGAAGAACCCGGTGACCAACAGCGTCGCCTGGCTCTACATCTGGATCTTCCGGGGCACCCCGGTCTACGTCCAGCTGCTCATCTGGTTCAACCTCGCCCTGATCTTCCCGATCCTCAACATCGGGTTCTACAAGGACGAGATGACCGACGTCATGACCCCCTTCCTGGCCGCCCTGCTGGGCCTCGGCCTCAACGAGGGCGCGTACATGGCGGAGATCGTCCGAGCGGGCATCCAGTCCGTCGACGAGGGCCAGACCGAGGCGGCGCACGCACTGGGCATGTCCCAGGGCAAGACGATGCGCCGGGTGATCCTGCCCCAGTCGATGCGGGTGATCATCCCGCCGAGCGGCAACGAGTTCATCAACATGCTCAAGACCTCGTCGCTGGTGGTCGCGGTGCAGTACCCGGACCTGCTGCGCAGCGCACAGGACATCGCCTCGACCTCGTTCGCGGTGATGGAGATGTTCTTCGTCGCCTCGGTCTGGTACCTGACGCTGACCTCGGTGTTCAGCGTCGGCCAGTACTACCTGGAGCGGCACTACGCGAAGGGCGCGCTGCGCTCGCTGCCGCTCACGCCGTGGCAGAAGGTCAAGGCGAACCTCTCCCGATTCTCCAACCGTGAGGCGGTGGCCAAGTGA
- a CDS encoding amino acid ABC transporter ATP-binding protein: MTAMVKAEGVHKSYGAAHILKGIDLEVQNGEVFCLIGPSGSGKSTFLRCINHLEKINAGRLSVDGQLVGYRQKGDKLYELKDSEVALQRRDIGMVFQRFNLFPHMTALANVMEAPIQVKGESKAVARERAERLLDQVGLADKAWNYPSQLSGGQQQRVAIARALAMEPKLMLFDEPTSALDPELVGDVLDVMRDLAESGMTMVVVTHEMGFAREVGDSLVFMDGGVVVESGHPRDVLTNPQHDRTKAFLSKVL; the protein is encoded by the coding sequence GTGACTGCCATGGTGAAGGCCGAGGGCGTCCACAAGTCCTACGGCGCCGCACACATCCTCAAGGGCATCGACCTGGAGGTGCAGAACGGTGAGGTGTTCTGCCTGATCGGCCCGTCCGGTTCCGGCAAGTCCACCTTCCTGCGCTGCATCAACCACCTGGAGAAGATCAACGCCGGGCGCCTGTCGGTCGACGGCCAGCTCGTGGGCTACCGCCAGAAGGGCGACAAGCTCTACGAGCTGAAGGACAGCGAGGTCGCCCTCCAGCGGCGCGACATCGGCATGGTCTTCCAGCGCTTCAACCTGTTCCCGCACATGACGGCCCTCGCCAATGTCATGGAGGCGCCCATCCAGGTGAAGGGTGAGAGCAAGGCGGTCGCCCGCGAGCGAGCCGAACGCCTGCTCGACCAGGTCGGCCTCGCCGACAAGGCGTGGAACTACCCCTCGCAGCTCTCCGGCGGCCAGCAGCAGCGCGTGGCCATCGCCCGCGCGCTGGCGATGGAGCCGAAGCTGATGCTCTTCGACGAGCCGACCTCAGCGCTCGACCCGGAGCTCGTGGGTGACGTCCTCGACGTCATGCGCGACCTCGCCGAGTCGGGCATGACGATGGTCGTCGTGACCCACGAGATGGGCTTCGCCCGCGAGGTGGGCGACTCCCTGGTCTTCATGGACGGCGGCGTGGTGGTCGAGTCGGGGCACCCGAGGGACGTCCTGACCAACCCGCAGCACGACCGGACGAAGGCGTTCCTGTCGAAGGTGCTGTAG